The proteins below are encoded in one region of Streptomyces ficellus:
- a CDS encoding (2Fe-2S)-binding protein, producing the protein MTTDENGNGQERGGGWQPTPQGEYDSDATAFVQLPPDMSTTGAPLEAPGHGYVPPEAWAAHDPNATAQWTFQAAAPAPSELTGQWTIPVAQGDLPDESGEFTTSSLASQWTSGNPPATLPGGAPAPWATPQPQPAAPEPDEAPEPEAPAHDPAFQGPAPEGPQDAPAPDAPAPDAPVPDAPAPDAAAQPTHVTDSDEHPHISYVLRVNGTDRPVTDAWIGESLLYVLRERLGLAGAKDGCSQGECGACNVQVDGRLVASCLVPAATAAGSEVRTVEGLATDGEPSDVQRALAACGAVQCGFCIPGMAMTVHDLLEGNHAPSELETRQALCGNLCRCTGYRGVLDAVREVVAERAASAAAAAEAAEAAGAAGRADGTDGTGQARIPHQIPHPHDGGMA; encoded by the coding sequence GTGACCACCGACGAGAACGGCAACGGGCAGGAGCGGGGCGGCGGCTGGCAGCCGACGCCCCAGGGCGAGTACGACAGCGACGCCACCGCCTTCGTCCAGCTGCCGCCCGACATGTCGACGACCGGTGCCCCGCTGGAGGCCCCCGGCCACGGCTACGTGCCGCCGGAGGCCTGGGCGGCGCACGACCCGAACGCCACGGCGCAGTGGACCTTCCAGGCGGCGGCGCCCGCGCCCTCGGAGCTGACCGGACAGTGGACGATTCCGGTCGCCCAGGGGGATCTCCCGGACGAATCGGGCGAGTTCACCACGTCGTCGCTCGCCTCGCAGTGGACGAGCGGCAACCCGCCCGCCACCCTCCCGGGCGGCGCCCCCGCGCCCTGGGCGACGCCGCAGCCGCAGCCCGCCGCCCCGGAGCCGGACGAGGCCCCGGAGCCGGAGGCCCCCGCCCACGACCCCGCCTTCCAGGGCCCCGCCCCCGAAGGCCCCCAGGACGCGCCCGCTCCCGACGCGCCCGCTCCGGACGCCCCCGTTCCCGACGCGCCCGCTCCGGACGCCGCCGCGCAGCCCACGCACGTCACGGACAGCGACGAGCACCCGCACATCTCGTACGTGCTGCGCGTCAACGGCACCGACCGGCCCGTCACCGACGCGTGGATCGGCGAGTCCCTGCTGTACGTGCTGCGCGAGCGGCTCGGCCTCGCCGGCGCCAAGGACGGCTGCTCGCAGGGCGAGTGCGGGGCGTGCAACGTCCAGGTCGACGGCCGGCTCGTCGCCTCCTGCCTGGTGCCCGCGGCCACCGCGGCCGGCAGCGAGGTGCGGACGGTCGAGGGGCTGGCCACCGACGGCGAACCCTCCGACGTCCAGCGCGCCCTCGCCGCCTGCGGAGCCGTCCAGTGCGGCTTCTGCATCCCCGGCATGGCCATGACGGTCCACGACCTCCTCGAGGGCAACCACGCCCCGAGCGAGCTGGAGACCCGCCAGGCACTCTGCGGCAACCTCTGCCGCTGCACCGGCTACCGCGGCGTCCTCGACGCCGTCCGCGAGGTCGTCGCCGAACGCGCCGCCTCGGCGGCCGCCGCCGCGGAGGCCGCCGAGGCCGCGGGCGCGGCCGGGCGCGCCGACGGGACCGACGGCACAGGACAGGCCCGCATCCCGCACCAGATCCCCCACCCGCACGACGGAGGCATGGCGTGA
- a CDS encoding beta-N-acetylhexosaminidase yields the protein MDDHPMDPMDLIPAPSASRWVRPAGYDVLDTDTRLEAGPGTEGVARWFRATIGAATGLPFPDGNDTDGRIVLGLDPALPPEGYRIVVDGYAQRIEGGSAAGVFRAVQTYRQLLGPDAYRRAPVGPPGREWRVPTVVVEDAPRFPWRGLMLDVARHFLPKDDVLRYLDLMAAHQLNVLHLHLTDDQGWRIEIKRYPRLTEVGSWRARTKRGHRASQLWDDTPHGGHYTQDDIREIVAYAAERHIRVVPEIDVPGHSQAAIAAYPELGNTDVVDTTTLTVWDTWGVSPNVLAPTDGTLRFYEGVLEEVLDLFPAQTSPFVHLGGDECPKDQWRASPAAQARIRELGLADEDGLQAWFVRHFGRWLADRGRRLIGWDEILEGGTAADLPPGAVVSSWRGYAGGIAAAEAGHDVVMCPEQHVYLDHRQDGGPAEPVPIGYVRTLEDVYRFEPVPPGLAPDAAAHVVGTQANVWTEVMDSRSRVDYQVFPRLAAFAEVAWSTRLPADPAARDFADFERRMTAHYRRLDALGVDYRPPGGPLPRQTRPGVAGRPIEGAPPNV from the coding sequence ATGGATGACCACCCGATGGATCCCATGGACCTGATCCCCGCCCCGTCCGCCTCCCGGTGGGTACGGCCCGCCGGGTACGACGTCCTCGACACGGACACCCGACTGGAGGCCGGCCCGGGCACGGAGGGCGTCGCCCGCTGGTTCCGCGCCACGATCGGGGCCGCCACGGGCCTGCCCTTCCCGGACGGGAACGACACCGACGGCCGGATCGTGCTGGGCCTCGACCCCGCGCTGCCGCCCGAGGGCTACCGCATCGTCGTCGACGGGTACGCCCAGCGCATCGAGGGCGGCAGCGCCGCCGGAGTGTTCCGGGCCGTCCAGACGTACCGTCAACTCCTCGGACCCGACGCCTACCGCAGGGCGCCCGTCGGACCGCCCGGCCGTGAGTGGCGCGTCCCCACCGTCGTCGTCGAGGACGCGCCCCGCTTCCCCTGGCGCGGCCTCATGCTCGACGTCGCCCGGCACTTCCTCCCCAAGGACGACGTCCTGCGCTACCTCGACCTCATGGCCGCCCACCAGCTCAACGTCCTGCACCTGCACCTCACCGACGACCAGGGCTGGCGCATCGAGATCAAGCGGTACCCACGGCTCACCGAGGTCGGCTCCTGGCGGGCGCGCACCAAGCGGGGACACCGGGCCTCCCAGCTGTGGGACGACACCCCGCACGGCGGCCACTACACGCAGGACGACATCCGCGAGATCGTCGCCTACGCCGCCGAGCGGCACATCCGCGTCGTCCCCGAGATCGACGTCCCCGGCCACTCGCAGGCCGCCATCGCCGCGTACCCGGAACTCGGCAACACCGACGTCGTCGACACCACCACCCTCACCGTCTGGGACACCTGGGGCGTCAGCCCGAACGTGCTCGCCCCCACCGACGGCACGCTCCGCTTCTACGAGGGCGTCCTGGAGGAGGTCCTCGACCTGTTCCCGGCACAGACGTCGCCCTTCGTCCACCTCGGCGGCGACGAGTGCCCCAAGGACCAGTGGAGGGCCTCACCGGCCGCCCAGGCGCGCATCCGGGAGCTGGGCCTCGCCGACGAGGACGGGCTCCAGGCGTGGTTCGTCCGGCACTTCGGCCGGTGGCTCGCGGACCGGGGCCGCCGCCTGATCGGGTGGGACGAGATCCTGGAGGGCGGGACGGCGGCGGACCTCCCGCCGGGCGCCGTCGTGTCCTCGTGGCGCGGATACGCCGGCGGGATCGCCGCCGCCGAGGCGGGCCACGACGTCGTCATGTGCCCCGAACAGCACGTCTACCTCGACCACCGGCAGGACGGCGGCCCCGCCGAGCCGGTCCCCATCGGCTACGTCCGCACCCTGGAGGACGTCTACCGCTTCGAACCCGTACCGCCGGGGCTCGCCCCGGACGCCGCCGCGCACGTCGTCGGAACCCAGGCGAACGTCTGGACCGAGGTCATGGACTCCCGTTCCCGCGTCGACTACCAGGTCTTCCCGCGCCTCGCCGCGTTCGCCGAGGTCGCCTGGTCCACCCGGCTCCCGGCCGACCCCGCCGCGCGGGACTTCGCGGACTTCGAGCGCCGGATGACGGCCCACTACCGGCGCCTCGACGCCCTCGGCGTCGACTACCGGCCACCCGGCGGCCCGCTGCCCCGGCAGACCCGCCCGGGAGTGGCCGGCCGCCCGATCGAGGGGGCGCCCCCAAACGTGTGA
- a CDS encoding YqgE/AlgH family protein, whose translation MTEVSSLTGRLLVATPALADPNFDRAVVLLLDHDDEGSLGVVLNRPTPVGVGDVLEGWAPLAGEPGVVFQGGPVSLDAALGLAVIPGDEGPLGWRRVYGAIGLVDLETPPELLAAALGSLRIFAGYAGWGPGQLEDELAEGAWFVVDSEPGDVSSPRPESLWREVLRRQRSELAMIATYPDDPSLN comes from the coding sequence ATGACGGAGGTGTCCTCGCTCACAGGGCGGCTGCTGGTGGCCACCCCCGCGCTGGCGGACCCGAACTTCGACCGCGCGGTGGTGCTGCTGCTCGACCACGACGACGAGGGTTCCCTCGGCGTGGTCCTCAACCGCCCGACGCCGGTCGGTGTCGGTGACGTCCTCGAGGGGTGGGCCCCGCTGGCCGGGGAGCCCGGCGTGGTGTTCCAGGGCGGTCCCGTGTCGCTCGACGCGGCGCTGGGGCTGGCCGTGATCCCGGGTGACGAGGGGCCGCTGGGCTGGCGGCGGGTGTACGGCGCGATCGGGCTGGTGGACCTGGAGACGCCGCCGGAGCTGCTGGCCGCGGCGCTGGGCAGCCTGCGGATCTTCGCCGGGTACGCGGGGTGGGGGCCCGGGCAGCTGGAGGACGAGCTCGCCGAGGGCGCCTGGTTCGTCGTCGACTCCGAGCCGGGGGACGTCTCGTCGCCGCGGCCGGAGAGCCTGTGGCGCGAGGTGCTCCGGCGCCAGCGCAGTGAGCTCGCGATGATCGCCACGTACCCGGACGACCCCTCCCTCAACTGA
- a CDS encoding carbohydrate ABC transporter permease translates to MTRDATGPAPAPAPPRRSHGGRTPWLYLAPALAVLGALLVYPVYQLGLISFLEYTQAQVSGGEPTSFQGLGNYRALFRDPQFWQVLLATVLFAAACVIATLAVGCALAVLLTRVRAVPRLALMLAALGAWATPAVTGSTVWVFLFDPDSGPVNKLFGLGDFSWTYGRYSAFALVLFEVVWCSFPFVMVTVYAGVRAIPSEVLEAAALDGASTWRTWRSVTAPMLRPILVVVTIQSIIWDFKVFTQIYVMTNGGGIAGQNLVLNVYAYQKAFASSEYSLGSAIGVVMLLILLAVTLVYLRLLRRQGEEL, encoded by the coding sequence GTGACCCGGGACGCGACCGGACCGGCGCCCGCGCCCGCGCCGCCCCGGCGGTCCCACGGGGGCCGGACCCCGTGGCTCTACCTCGCCCCCGCGCTCGCCGTCCTCGGCGCCCTCCTGGTCTACCCCGTCTACCAGCTCGGCCTCATCTCGTTCCTGGAGTACACCCAGGCCCAGGTCAGCGGCGGCGAACCGACCTCCTTCCAGGGCCTCGGCAACTACCGGGCCCTCTTCCGCGACCCGCAGTTCTGGCAGGTCCTGCTCGCCACGGTGCTGTTCGCCGCCGCGTGCGTCATCGCCACCCTGGCCGTCGGGTGCGCCCTCGCGGTGCTCCTCACCCGCGTACGGGCCGTGCCGCGCCTGGCGCTCATGCTGGCCGCGCTCGGCGCGTGGGCGACGCCCGCCGTCACCGGGTCCACCGTCTGGGTGTTCCTCTTCGACCCGGACTCCGGGCCCGTCAACAAGCTGTTCGGACTGGGCGACTTCTCCTGGACGTACGGGCGCTACAGCGCCTTCGCGCTCGTCCTGTTCGAGGTCGTCTGGTGCTCGTTCCCCTTCGTGATGGTCACCGTCTACGCGGGCGTGCGCGCCATCCCCTCCGAGGTCCTGGAGGCCGCCGCCCTCGACGGCGCGTCCACCTGGCGCACCTGGCGCTCCGTCACCGCGCCGATGCTGCGGCCGATCCTCGTCGTCGTCACCATCCAGTCGATCATCTGGGACTTCAAGGTCTTCACCCAGATCTACGTGATGACGAACGGCGGCGGCATCGCCGGCCAGAACCTCGTGCTGAACGTGTACGCCTACCAGAAGGCCTTCGCGTCCTCCGAGTACAGCCTGGGCTCGGCGATCGGCGTCGTCATGCTGCTGATCCTGCTCGCGGTCACGCTGGTGTACCTCCGCCTGCTGCGACGCCAGGGAGAAGAACTGTGA
- a CDS encoding DUF3039 domain-containing protein, with translation MSTLEPERGAGTGTLVEPTPQVSHGDGDHERYAHYVQKDKIMASALDGTPVVALCGKVWVPGRDPKKYPVCPMCKEIYESMGAGGDKGKGGKDKK, from the coding sequence ATGAGCACTCTTGAGCCCGAGCGCGGGGCAGGTACGGGGACCCTCGTAGAGCCGACGCCGCAGGTGTCGCACGGCGACGGCGACCACGAGCGCTACGCCCACTACGTCCAGAAGGACAAGATCATGGCGAGCGCCCTCGACGGCACTCCCGTGGTGGCGCTGTGCGGGAAGGTCTGGGTGCCGGGCCGTGACCCGAAGAAGTACCCGGTCTGCCCGATGTGCAAGGAGATCTACGAGTCCATGGGCGCCGGTGGCGACAAGGGCAAGGGCGGCAAGGACAAGAAGTAG
- a CDS encoding extracellular solute-binding protein, translating to MKLPARLVAPVAALLVTVAAACAPQTSGGGATEDEKTGTLRVWLFQEVNNAPKQRTVDAAVAAFEKRHPGAGVQVEYIPVDTRAQRVKAAFNDPASAPDVIEYGNTDTAGYVRDGGLADITAEFGAWPEARDTDPTARASVTVDGKVYGAPLFVGVRALYYRTDVFRELGLTPPRSQAELIATAKKIRKAKPELYGIAVGGAYTYGALPFVWANGGDLATERDGAYTSAIDSPAARRGIAAYTSLFGDDNCPAAKCASMGGNATVTAFASGRAAMAIGGDFSHAAVEAGAVKGAYGVVPLPGVTAGSIAPAFAGGNNVGVLKSSSHRTLAVDLVKSLAGKDGQRRLFDAMGFLPTYPDVRAEVARKQPFVKPFIDTLAAGTKFVPASPAWGGIDASQVLPTMFQEIVSGRKDVAAASGDAARKMDAAFASAAGRP from the coding sequence ATGAAGCTTCCTGCCCGACTCGTCGCCCCCGTCGCCGCCCTCCTCGTGACGGTCGCGGCCGCGTGCGCCCCGCAGACCTCCGGCGGCGGCGCCACGGAGGACGAGAAGACCGGCACGCTGCGCGTCTGGCTCTTCCAGGAGGTCAACAACGCGCCCAAGCAGCGGACGGTCGACGCCGCCGTCGCCGCCTTCGAGAAGCGGCACCCCGGCGCCGGCGTCCAGGTCGAGTACATCCCCGTCGACACCCGAGCCCAGCGCGTCAAGGCCGCCTTCAACGACCCCGCGAGCGCCCCCGACGTCATCGAGTACGGCAACACCGACACCGCCGGATACGTCAGGGACGGCGGACTCGCCGACATCACCGCCGAGTTCGGCGCCTGGCCCGAGGCCCGGGACACCGACCCCACCGCCCGCGCCTCCGTCACGGTCGACGGCAAGGTGTACGGCGCGCCGCTCTTCGTCGGCGTACGGGCGCTGTACTACCGCACCGACGTCTTCCGGGAGCTGGGCCTCACGCCACCCCGGTCCCAGGCCGAACTGATCGCGACCGCGAAGAAGATCCGCAAGGCGAAGCCGGAGCTGTACGGCATCGCGGTCGGCGGCGCCTACACCTACGGGGCCCTGCCCTTCGTCTGGGCGAACGGCGGCGACCTCGCGACCGAGCGGGACGGCGCGTACACCTCCGCCATCGACAGCCCGGCCGCCCGCAGGGGCATCGCCGCGTACACCTCGCTCTTCGGCGACGACAACTGCCCGGCCGCCAAGTGCGCCTCCATGGGCGGCAACGCGACGGTCACCGCGTTCGCCTCGGGCAGGGCGGCGATGGCGATCGGCGGCGACTTCAGCCACGCGGCGGTCGAGGCGGGTGCGGTGAAGGGCGCCTACGGGGTCGTCCCGCTGCCCGGCGTGACGGCCGGTTCCATCGCACCGGCGTTCGCGGGCGGCAACAACGTGGGCGTACTGAAGAGCAGTTCGCACCGCACCCTGGCGGTGGACCTGGTGAAGTCCCTGGCGGGCAAGGACGGGCAGCGGCGGCTGTTCGACGCGATGGGCTTCCTGCCCACGTACCCGGACGTGCGGGCGGAGGTGGCGAGGAAGCAGCCGTTCGTGAAGCCGTTCATCGACACGCTCGCGGCCGGTACGAAGTTCGTCCCCGCCTCCCCGGCCTGGGGCGGCATCGACGCCTCGCAGGTGCTGCCCACGATGTTCCAGGAGATCGTCAGCGGCCGGAAGGACGTGGCGGCGGCGTCCGGCGACGCGGCGCGGAAGATGGACGCCGCGTTCGCCTCGGCGGCGGGCCGGCCGTGA
- a CDS encoding carbohydrate ABC transporter permease, protein MNRTLRVRRPWRLAAEATALTVAAVVAFPLYWMVLSALKPAGEVQSTDARPWTLSPSLDSFRRVFEQQDFGRYFLNSLLVAGAVVLASALIAFLAATAVTRFRFRFRTTLLVMFLVAQMVPIEALTIPLFFLMRDLGQLNTLGSLILPHLAFSLPFAIWMLRGFVRAVPEALEEAAYLDGASRSRFLWQILFPLVFPGLVATSVFSFISTWNDFLFAKSFIISDTSQSTLPMALLVFFKPDENDWGGIMAASTVMTVPVLVFFVLVQRRLVSGLGGAVKD, encoded by the coding sequence GTGAACCGTACGCTCCGGGTGCGCCGCCCCTGGCGGCTCGCCGCCGAGGCCACCGCCCTCACCGTCGCGGCCGTCGTCGCCTTCCCGCTGTACTGGATGGTCCTCTCCGCCCTGAAACCGGCCGGCGAGGTCCAGTCCACCGACGCCCGCCCCTGGACCCTGTCCCCGTCCCTGGACTCCTTCCGCCGCGTCTTCGAACAGCAGGACTTCGGGCGCTACTTCCTCAACAGCCTGCTGGTCGCGGGGGCCGTCGTGCTGGCCTCGGCCCTCATCGCCTTCCTCGCGGCCACGGCCGTCACACGGTTCCGCTTCCGGTTCCGCACCACGCTGCTGGTGATGTTCCTGGTCGCCCAGATGGTCCCGATCGAGGCGCTGACCATCCCGCTGTTCTTCCTCATGCGGGACCTCGGGCAACTCAACACGCTGGGCTCGCTGATCCTGCCGCACCTCGCGTTCTCCCTGCCGTTCGCCATCTGGATGCTGCGCGGCTTCGTCAGGGCCGTCCCCGAGGCGCTGGAGGAGGCCGCGTACCTCGACGGCGCGAGCCGGAGCCGCTTCCTGTGGCAGATCCTCTTCCCGCTGGTCTTCCCCGGCCTCGTCGCCACCAGCGTCTTCTCGTTCATCTCGACCTGGAACGACTTCCTGTTCGCCAAGTCGTTCATCATCAGCGACACCTCCCAGTCGACCCTCCCCATGGCCCTGCTCGTCTTCTTCAAGCCGGACGAGAACGACTGGGGCGGCATCATGGCCGCGTCGACGGTGATGACCGTCCCGGTACTGGTCTTCTTCGTACTCGTACAGCGCCGCCTGGTGTCCGGGCTCGGCGGCGCGGTGAAGGACTGA
- a CDS encoding FAD binding domain-containing protein codes for MTTHAPQAAQSVTLPATLGEAVAALSAMPAAVPVAGGTDLMAAVNKGQLRPAGLVGLGRINEIRGWQYQDGHALLGAGLTHARMGRPDFAALIPALAAAARAAGPPQIRNAGTLGGNIVTAAPTGDSLPVLAALEADLVVAGPGGTREVPVTHLLAGRELLGPAELIGFVRVPLLHAPQVFLKATGRTGPGRATASVAVVLDPARRGVRCAVGAIAPMPLRPLEAERWIASLIDWDGDRGLAPEALTAFGEYVAAACIPDPPGEEPLPPAVLHLRRTVAALARRALGRALS; via the coding sequence TTGACCACGCACGCACCGCAGGCGGCGCAGTCCGTGACGCTGCCGGCCACGCTCGGCGAGGCAGTGGCGGCGCTCAGCGCCATGCCCGCCGCCGTGCCCGTGGCGGGCGGTACGGACTTGATGGCCGCCGTCAACAAGGGCCAGTTGCGACCCGCCGGGCTCGTCGGCCTCGGCCGCATCAACGAGATCCGGGGCTGGCAGTACCAGGACGGCCACGCCCTGCTGGGCGCCGGCCTCACCCACGCGCGCATGGGCCGCCCCGACTTCGCGGCGCTCATCCCCGCCCTCGCCGCCGCCGCCCGCGCGGCCGGCCCGCCCCAGATCCGCAACGCGGGCACCCTGGGCGGCAACATCGTCACCGCCGCCCCCACCGGCGACTCCCTGCCCGTGCTGGCCGCCCTGGAGGCGGACCTGGTCGTCGCGGGCCCCGGCGGGACGCGCGAGGTCCCGGTGACGCACCTGCTGGCGGGCCGCGAACTGCTCGGCCCCGCCGAACTGATCGGCTTCGTGCGCGTACCGCTCCTGCACGCCCCGCAGGTGTTCCTGAAGGCCACCGGCCGGACCGGCCCCGGGCGGGCCACCGCGTCCGTCGCGGTCGTCCTGGACCCGGCGCGGCGCGGCGTGCGCTGCGCGGTCGGGGCGATCGCCCCCATGCCGCTGCGGCCGCTGGAGGCGGAGCGCTGGATCGCCTCGCTGATCGACTGGGACGGCGACCGCGGGCTGGCGCCCGAGGCGCTGACGGCGTTCGGCGAGTACGTCGCGGCCGCCTGCATCCCGGACCCGCCGGGCGAGGAGCCGCTGCCGCCCGCCGTACTGCACCTGCGGCGCACGGTCGCCGCGCTGGCCCGACGGGCACTGGGGAGGGCGCTGTCGTGA